One segment of Phaeacidiphilus oryzae TH49 DNA contains the following:
- a CDS encoding acyl-CoA mutase large subunit family protein, with product MGSAGPSSSDPRSAASESGLPIKAVYDAADLSGFDPAEKLGAPGSYPYTRGVYPSMYTGRPWTMRQYAGFGTAKESNERYHELVAAGTGGLSVAFDLPTQMGYDSDEAIAHGEVGKVGVAIDSIDDMRVLFDDLPLDKVSTSMTINAPAATLLLMYQLVAEEQGVSGKQLTGTIQNDVLKEYIARGTYIYPPQQSLRLISDIFAYCHRDLPRWNTISISGYHMAEAGATPVQEIAFTLANAKEYVRAAIAAGLDVDDFAPRLSFFFVARTTLLEEVAKFRAARRIWARIMREEFGAKNPKSQMLRFHTQTAGVQLTAQQPEVNLVRVALQGLGAVLGGTQSLHTNSFDEAIALPTQKAARLALRTQQVIAYETDVTKTVDPFAGSYVVEAMTDEIEQAATELIQAVEDRGGAVHAIEQGFQKSEIERSAYRTAMEIDDGSRTVVGMNRFTLDEEEPYTPLRVDPQIEIDQCRRLERLRAERDGEAVRRALDELRRAAEGTGAESNVLPPMREALRLRATGGEVAHALRDVWGTHVPVDPF from the coding sequence ATGGGCTCCGCAGGCCCCAGTTCCTCAGACCCGCGCTCCGCCGCATCCGAGTCGGGCCTGCCGATCAAGGCGGTCTACGACGCGGCCGATCTGAGCGGGTTCGATCCGGCGGAGAAGCTGGGGGCGCCCGGCAGCTATCCGTACACCCGCGGCGTGTACCCCAGCATGTACACCGGCCGCCCCTGGACGATGCGCCAGTACGCGGGCTTCGGCACCGCGAAGGAGTCCAACGAGCGGTACCACGAACTGGTCGCCGCCGGCACCGGCGGCCTCTCCGTCGCCTTCGACCTGCCCACCCAGATGGGCTACGACTCGGACGAGGCGATCGCCCACGGCGAGGTCGGCAAGGTCGGCGTGGCCATCGACTCCATCGACGACATGCGGGTGCTCTTCGACGACCTGCCGCTGGACAAGGTGTCCACGTCGATGACGATCAACGCCCCGGCGGCCACCCTGCTGCTGATGTACCAGCTGGTCGCCGAGGAGCAGGGGGTCTCCGGCAAGCAGCTCACCGGCACGATCCAGAACGACGTGCTGAAGGAGTACATCGCCCGCGGCACCTACATCTACCCGCCGCAGCAGTCGCTCCGCCTGATCAGCGACATCTTCGCGTACTGCCACCGCGACCTGCCGCGCTGGAACACCATCTCGATCTCCGGCTACCACATGGCCGAGGCCGGGGCGACGCCCGTCCAGGAGATCGCCTTCACCCTGGCCAACGCCAAGGAGTACGTCCGCGCGGCGATCGCCGCCGGTCTCGACGTGGACGACTTCGCGCCGCGGCTGTCCTTCTTCTTCGTGGCCCGCACCACCCTCCTGGAGGAGGTGGCCAAGTTCCGTGCCGCGCGCCGGATCTGGGCCCGGATCATGCGGGAGGAGTTCGGGGCGAAGAACCCGAAGTCGCAGATGCTGCGGTTCCACACGCAGACCGCGGGCGTGCAGCTGACCGCCCAGCAGCCCGAGGTCAACCTGGTACGGGTCGCCCTCCAGGGCCTCGGCGCGGTGCTCGGCGGCACCCAGTCCCTCCACACCAACTCCTTCGACGAGGCCATCGCCCTGCCCACGCAGAAGGCCGCCCGGCTCGCCCTGCGCACCCAGCAGGTGATCGCCTACGAGACGGACGTCACCAAGACCGTCGACCCGTTCGCCGGCTCGTACGTGGTCGAGGCGATGACGGACGAGATCGAGCAGGCGGCCACCGAGCTGATCCAGGCGGTGGAGGATCGCGGCGGCGCGGTGCACGCCATCGAGCAGGGCTTCCAGAAGTCCGAGATCGAGCGCTCCGCGTACAGGACCGCGATGGAGATCGACGACGGCAGCCGCACCGTGGTCGGGATGAACAGGTTCACCCTCGACGAGGAGGAGCCCTACACCCCGCTCCGCGTCGACCCGCAGATCGAGATCGACCAGTGCCGGCGCCTGGAGCGGCTGCGCGCCGAGCGGGACGGGGAGGCCGTGCGGCGGGCGCTGGACGAGCTGCGCCGGGCCGCCGAGGGCACGGGCGCCGAGTCCAACGTCCTGCCGCCGATGCGGGAGGCCCTGCGGCTGCGCGCCACCGGCGGCGAGGTCGCCCACGCGCTGCGCGACGTCTGGGGCACCCACGTCCCGGTCGACCCGTTCTGA
- a CDS encoding APC family permease, whose protein sequence is MTEDSSDDARLRSLGYQPQLNRVLGLFANFSVAFTYLSPMVGIYSLFVLGVGTGGPAYVWLTWLPVGGMLLVALVFGELASHFPVAGALYQYGKFSVGPRYGWFVGWFYGIALLVTVASVDTGVVGYVVALGHNWFGIDADPTSHVVILVVTVVLLAVQTLLNVTGAQVMGRVAQFGAYVELLGTVGIAIVLAVHGFHHGPGFLFSTQNVQHAAGNPLGLDFHGNWITGAALISVLAPVYIFYGFESAGDISEETSDAGRQVPRSMRMALLGGGVASFVLVAALLMAMPGGANPVGATVKGGGVPFILGQLPSWLQDVLLLLIVFAFFSCGTSVQGAGSRLMFSYARDGALPGSAWVARVHRRFRTPVNALLAGSVVTALFVLLEFASPTHDIKLGFLTYPAHTNALVSLVSFGVSGIYLSFLLAVVGAMVARARGWIPEGRFRLGRWGWPVTVVAAAYLVAMLVNVVAPTGLTSPRGYFNLDWITLLVMAAVALVGLVCFLLRRPGRGPDVAEPAREAAATPQR, encoded by the coding sequence ATGACCGAAGACTCCTCTGACGACGCAAGACTCCGAAGCCTCGGCTATCAGCCCCAACTCAACCGCGTACTAGGACTGTTCGCGAACTTCTCGGTGGCCTTCACCTACCTCTCCCCGATGGTCGGGATCTACTCCCTCTTCGTCCTCGGCGTCGGCACCGGCGGGCCGGCCTACGTCTGGCTCACCTGGCTGCCGGTGGGCGGCATGCTGCTGGTCGCCCTCGTCTTCGGCGAGCTGGCCAGCCACTTCCCGGTCGCCGGGGCGCTCTACCAGTACGGCAAGTTCTCCGTAGGACCGCGCTACGGCTGGTTCGTCGGCTGGTTCTACGGCATCGCCCTGCTGGTGACGGTGGCCTCGGTGGACACCGGGGTGGTCGGCTACGTGGTCGCCCTGGGCCACAACTGGTTCGGCATCGACGCCGACCCGACCTCGCACGTGGTCATCCTGGTGGTCACCGTCGTCCTGCTGGCCGTCCAGACGCTGCTGAACGTGACGGGTGCTCAGGTGATGGGCCGGGTCGCCCAGTTCGGCGCGTACGTGGAGCTGCTGGGCACGGTGGGGATCGCGATCGTCCTCGCCGTCCACGGCTTCCACCACGGGCCCGGCTTCCTCTTCTCCACCCAGAACGTGCAGCATGCCGCGGGTAACCCGCTCGGCCTGGACTTCCACGGCAACTGGATCACCGGGGCCGCGCTGATCTCCGTCCTCGCGCCGGTGTACATCTTCTACGGCTTCGAGTCCGCCGGGGACATCTCCGAGGAGACCTCGGACGCCGGCCGGCAGGTGCCGCGTTCGATGCGGATGGCCCTGCTGGGCGGCGGGGTCGCCTCCTTCGTCCTGGTGGCGGCGCTGCTGATGGCCATGCCGGGCGGGGCGAACCCGGTGGGCGCGACGGTCAAGGGCGGGGGAGTGCCGTTCATCCTCGGCCAACTCCCCAGCTGGCTCCAGGACGTGCTGCTGCTGCTGATCGTCTTCGCCTTCTTCTCCTGCGGCACCTCGGTGCAGGGCGCCGGCAGCCGCCTGATGTTCTCCTACGCGCGGGACGGCGCGCTGCCCGGCTCGGCCTGGGTGGCACGGGTCCACCGCCGTTTCCGCACCCCCGTCAACGCCCTCCTCGCCGGCTCGGTGGTGACCGCGCTCTTCGTACTCCTCGAATTCGCCTCGCCCACCCATGACATCAAGCTCGGCTTCCTCACCTATCCCGCCCACACCAACGCCCTGGTCTCCCTGGTCTCCTTCGGCGTGAGCGGCATCTACCTCTCCTTCCTCCTCGCCGTCGTCGGCGCGATGGTCGCGCGGGCGCGCGGCTGGATCCCGGAGGGCAGGTTCCGCCTCGGCCGATGGGGCTGGCCGGTGACCGTCGTCGCCGCCGCGTATCTGGTCGCGATGCTGGTCAACGTCGTCGCCCCCACCGGCCTCACCAGCCCCCGCGGCTACTTCAACCTGGACTGGATCACCCTCCTGGTGATGGCCGCGGTCGCGCTCGTCGGCCTGGTCTGCTTCCTGCTGCGCCGGCCCGGGCGCGGCCCCGACGTCGCGGAGCCCGCCCGCGAGGCGGCGGCCACGCCGCAACGCTGA
- a CDS encoding glycoside hydrolase family 16 protein, with amino-acid sequence MSTGFRLRSRAGAAVAVAVCAVAAAVALTLLLSAGRTGGDGGGGTAAPPPPPTTTHLNVAGPAGLGGRWKLAFDDEFDTGRLDTSKWTSAWGRVSGVSQPVNGSELECYDSSQAAVSGGELHLTVVQRDSDCGGTTRPYTSGIVTTDPEVLGAGRGFQFTHGVVEVRAYVPPGSGQCTNWPAIWTDGRNWPKDGEIDVYECLSGKASWHLVSGSHGAEANAPGAYPPASAYTGWHTFAADWEPGEVTFYYDGVNVGSHSYRPSSPNYVILNNAVGAEGGQASAPADFRVDWVRVWQRP; translated from the coding sequence ATGAGCACGGGGTTCCGCCTGAGGTCGAGGGCGGGCGCGGCGGTGGCCGTCGCGGTCTGCGCGGTGGCGGCCGCGGTGGCCCTGACGCTGCTGCTGTCGGCCGGCCGTACCGGCGGCGACGGCGGCGGGGGAACCGCCGCTCCGCCGCCCCCGCCCACCACCACCCATCTGAACGTCGCGGGACCGGCCGGGCTCGGCGGGAGGTGGAAGCTGGCCTTCGACGACGAGTTCGACACCGGCCGGCTGGACACCTCCAAGTGGACCTCCGCCTGGGGCCGGGTCTCCGGCGTCAGCCAGCCGGTCAACGGCAGCGAGCTGGAGTGCTACGACTCCTCGCAGGCGGCGGTCTCGGGCGGGGAGTTGCACCTCACCGTCGTCCAGCGGGACAGCGACTGCGGCGGCACCACCCGCCCGTACACCTCGGGGATCGTCACCACCGACCCGGAGGTGCTGGGGGCCGGGCGGGGCTTCCAGTTCACCCACGGGGTGGTCGAGGTGCGGGCGTATGTGCCGCCGGGCAGCGGGCAGTGCACCAACTGGCCGGCGATCTGGACGGACGGCCGGAACTGGCCGAAGGACGGCGAGATCGACGTCTACGAGTGCCTGTCCGGCAAGGCCAGTTGGCACCTGGTCTCGGGCTCGCACGGGGCCGAGGCGAACGCCCCCGGCGCCTACCCGCCGGCCTCGGCGTACACCGGCTGGCACACCTTCGCGGCCGACTGGGAGCCCGGCGAGGTCACCTTCTACTACGACGGCGTGAACGTCGGCAGCCACTCCTACCGCCCGTCCTCCCCCAACTACGTCATCCTCAACAACGCGGTGGGCGCGGAGGGCGGCCAGGCCTCGGCGCCCGCCGACTTCCGGGTCGACTGGGTGCGGGTCTGGCAGCGCCCGTAG
- a CDS encoding alpha/beta fold hydrolase, producing MPEVELTPGTVEYQDTGGDGPVLVLLHGLFMDGTVWRKVVAELRGEYRCILPTLPLGAHRRPMRPDADLSMPGLARLIGEFLERLDLRDVTLVFNDWNGAPAMAEQGLLDRVARLGLVACEAFDNYPPGVPGRIVDVVSRVPRGLGLAGALWLFASVPAVRRAPGGFGWLSKRPVPREVADGWFHSGSRGAQAGLIRRDLLKYTRSVPSHRELLSWTGRLADFPGRVLVVWAEEDRMMPHEHGPRLAALCKDARLVWVSDSYTLVPEDRPDALVTALREFVPRPGTGESAADERAAAPETD from the coding sequence ATGCCCGAGGTCGAACTCACGCCGGGTACCGTCGAATACCAGGACACCGGTGGCGACGGGCCGGTCCTGGTCCTGCTGCACGGACTCTTCATGGACGGCACGGTCTGGCGGAAGGTGGTGGCCGAACTCCGCGGGGAGTACCGCTGCATCCTGCCCACCCTGCCGCTCGGCGCGCACCGCCGGCCGATGAGGCCGGACGCCGACCTGTCGATGCCCGGACTCGCCCGGCTGATCGGCGAGTTCCTGGAGCGCCTCGACCTGCGCGACGTCACCCTGGTCTTCAACGACTGGAACGGGGCGCCCGCGATGGCCGAGCAGGGGCTGCTGGACCGGGTGGCCCGGCTCGGCCTGGTCGCCTGCGAGGCCTTCGACAACTACCCGCCGGGCGTCCCCGGGCGGATCGTGGACGTGGTGAGCCGGGTGCCGCGCGGGCTCGGACTGGCCGGAGCGCTGTGGCTGTTCGCCTCGGTGCCGGCGGTCCGGCGGGCGCCCGGCGGCTTCGGCTGGCTCTCCAAGCGGCCGGTGCCGCGCGAGGTCGCGGACGGCTGGTTCCACTCCGGTTCGCGCGGTGCGCAGGCCGGGCTGATCCGCCGCGACCTCCTCAAGTACACCCGGTCGGTGCCGTCCCACCGGGAACTGCTGAGCTGGACCGGCAGGCTCGCCGACTTCCCGGGCCGGGTGCTGGTCGTCTGGGCCGAGGAGGACCGGATGATGCCGCACGAGCACGGGCCCCGGCTGGCCGCCCTCTGCAAGGACGCCCGCCTGGTCTGGGTCTCCGACAGCTACACCCTGGTCCCCGAGGACCGTCCGGATGCCCTGGTGACCGCCCTCCGCGAGTTCGTCCCGCGCCCCGGCACCGGGGAGTCGGCCGCCGACGAGCGGGCGGCCGCGCCGGAAACCGACTGA
- a CDS encoding acyl-CoA carboxylase subunit beta, whose product MSGETPTSTTADVHTTAGKIADLRRRIDEAKHAGSARAVEKQHAKGKMTARERIELLLDEDSFVEFDEFARHRSTNFGLDATRPYGDGVVTGHGTVEGRPVAVFSQDFTVFGGALGEVYGQKIVKVMDFALKTGCPMIGINDSGGARIQEGVSALGLYGEIFRRNTLASGVIPQISLIMGPCAGGAVYSPAITDFTVMVDQTSHMFITGPDVIKTVTGEDVGFEELGGARAHNSRSGVAHHMSGDEKDAIEYVKALLSYLPSNNLEEPPVEPGAEADLAVSEQDEELDALVPDSANQPYDIHTVIEHILDEGEFLETQELYAPNIVTGFGRVEGRPVGIVANQPMQFAGCLDIHASEKAARFVRSCDAFNVPVLTLVDVPGFLPGTEQEWEGIIRRGAKLIFAYAEATVPLVTLITRKAFGGAYDVMGSKHLGADINLAWPTAQIAVMGAQGAVNILHRRTLAEAAESGGDVEAERARLITEYEDALLNPYEAAERGYIDAVIEPSRTRQHVVKALRALRNKRESLPPKKHGNIPL is encoded by the coding sequence ATGAGCGGGGAGACCCCGACCTCTACGACCGCAGACGTCCACACCACCGCCGGCAAGATCGCCGACCTGCGGCGGCGGATCGACGAGGCCAAGCACGCCGGTTCCGCGCGCGCCGTGGAGAAGCAGCACGCCAAGGGCAAGATGACCGCCCGCGAGCGGATCGAGCTGCTGCTCGACGAGGACTCGTTCGTGGAGTTCGACGAGTTCGCCCGGCACCGCTCCACCAACTTCGGCCTGGACGCCACCCGCCCGTACGGCGACGGCGTGGTCACCGGGCACGGCACGGTGGAGGGCCGCCCGGTCGCCGTCTTCTCGCAGGACTTCACCGTCTTCGGCGGGGCGCTCGGCGAGGTCTACGGCCAGAAGATCGTCAAGGTGATGGACTTCGCGCTGAAGACCGGCTGCCCGATGATCGGCATCAACGACTCCGGCGGCGCCCGGATCCAGGAGGGCGTCTCGGCGCTCGGCCTGTACGGCGAGATCTTCCGCCGCAACACCCTGGCCAGCGGCGTCATCCCGCAGATCTCGCTGATCATGGGCCCGTGCGCGGGCGGCGCGGTCTACTCCCCCGCCATCACCGACTTCACCGTGATGGTCGACCAGACCAGCCACATGTTCATCACGGGGCCCGACGTCATCAAGACCGTCACCGGCGAGGACGTCGGCTTCGAGGAGCTGGGCGGCGCCCGGGCGCACAACTCCCGCTCCGGCGTGGCCCACCACATGTCGGGCGACGAGAAGGACGCCATCGAGTACGTCAAGGCGCTCCTCTCCTACCTGCCCTCCAACAACCTCGAGGAGCCGCCTGTCGAGCCCGGCGCCGAGGCCGACCTCGCGGTCAGCGAGCAGGACGAGGAGCTGGACGCCCTCGTCCCGGACTCGGCCAACCAGCCGTACGACATCCACACCGTGATCGAGCACATCCTGGACGAGGGCGAGTTCCTGGAGACCCAGGAGCTGTACGCGCCGAACATCGTCACCGGCTTCGGCCGGGTCGAGGGCCGGCCGGTCGGCATCGTCGCCAACCAGCCGATGCAGTTCGCCGGCTGCCTGGACATCCACGCCAGCGAGAAGGCCGCGCGCTTCGTGCGCAGCTGCGACGCCTTCAACGTGCCGGTGCTGACGCTGGTAGACGTGCCGGGCTTCCTGCCGGGCACGGAGCAGGAGTGGGAGGGGATCATCCGGCGCGGCGCCAAGCTGATCTTCGCCTACGCCGAGGCCACCGTCCCGCTGGTCACCCTGATCACCCGCAAGGCCTTCGGCGGGGCGTACGACGTCATGGGCTCCAAGCACCTCGGCGCGGACATCAACCTGGCCTGGCCGACCGCGCAGATCGCGGTGATGGGCGCGCAGGGCGCGGTCAACATCCTCCACCGGCGGACGCTGGCGGAGGCCGCCGAGTCGGGCGGCGACGTCGAGGCCGAGCGCGCCCGGCTGATCACGGAGTACGAGGACGCCCTCCTCAACCCGTACGAGGCCGCCGAGCGCGGCTACATCGACGCCGTGATCGAGCCCTCGCGGACCCGGCAGCACGTGGTCAAGGCGCTGCGCGCACTCCGCAACAAGCGGGAGTCGCTGCCGCCGAAGAAGCACGGCAACATTCCGCTGTGA
- a CDS encoding TetR/AcrR family transcriptional regulator, whose protein sequence is MASSQGSPAMSVRERLADAALTLFDEQGYERTTVDEIAERAGVGRTTFFRHYRSKEDVIFPEHARLLEAIRDRLATSSHATALIAVSEAVRLVLLHYLEEGELARRRYKLTSRVAVLRDREIASQAQYQRLFREFISQWMRGEAGTGESESMISLRAELMAGAVVSAHNHVLRRWLRGECEDPTAEVDEAMSEVVALFSPREGAAGGGATVVAFRSGEDLDTLIPELRKLLSDGR, encoded by the coding sequence ATGGCCAGCTCGCAGGGGTCCCCCGCCATGTCGGTACGGGAACGACTCGCCGACGCCGCCCTCACGCTGTTCGACGAGCAGGGCTACGAGCGGACGACGGTCGACGAGATCGCCGAGCGGGCGGGGGTCGGACGGACCACCTTCTTCCGGCACTACCGCTCCAAGGAGGACGTGATCTTCCCCGAGCATGCCCGACTGCTCGAGGCGATCCGGGACCGACTCGCCACGTCGAGCCATGCGACCGCGCTGATCGCGGTCTCCGAGGCGGTGCGGCTGGTGCTGCTGCACTACCTGGAGGAGGGGGAGCTGGCCCGCCGGCGGTACAAGCTGACCAGCAGGGTCGCGGTGCTGCGGGACCGGGAGATCGCCAGCCAGGCGCAGTACCAGCGGCTGTTCCGGGAGTTCATCTCGCAGTGGATGCGCGGCGAGGCGGGGACGGGCGAGTCCGAGTCGATGATCTCGCTGCGGGCCGAGCTGATGGCGGGCGCGGTGGTCTCCGCCCACAACCATGTGCTGCGGCGCTGGCTGCGTGGCGAGTGCGAGGACCCGACGGCGGAGGTGGACGAGGCGATGAGCGAGGTCGTCGCGCTGTTCTCGCCGCGAGAGGGGGCTGCCGGGGGCGGTGCGACGGTCGTCGCCTTCCGCTCGGGCGAGGACCTCGACACCCTCATCCCCGAACTGCGCAAGCTGCTGTCGGACGGCCGCTGA
- a CDS encoding glycosyl hydrolase family 65 protein: MLRFGSGGRAVLAAALLLAGTAAVPPTAAQAAHAAYPLAAPAAPAPRGGAPEALVATAYRPADHTEMPFVGNGYLGLRLPASGAGYEGGGVLGRSGWPLKNDRYTTALVAGVYERAKLRIANGTSGATGPNDYISALPTWSGMSLGVGRAVLDPGVSPSRISHYRQRLDIRRATVTTSYLWTPAPGRATRVTYQVLANRERMHLGQVRVEITPAWSGDLSLTGLLDGRGAERITPVSRSADPAAGTAGVRLRTPGRGTVAAESERLVPGPGTTVRRATAVEPRGALGTAGVRWTIPVTAGRHYTVDKYVGISSSNDPGAPFPASRTDASGGDPAAVAADTAARAAATGWRRLLREHTRAWAALWAPHLTVGDRSAQTAADTSFYLLYSSLRAGVDFSIPPTGLSSDGYAGAIFWDADTWMFPALLALHPELARPIVQFRYDTRRAAEADAAGAGYRGGAWPWDDGPSGRCGGLAPCRGYEDHLQSDIALAQWQYYQATGDLAWLRRYGYPVLADVARFWASRVRLGGDGEYHIDHVTGPDEYTAGVDDEAATNGGAVVALRDAVQAAQRIGAVPDPAWSRIADRIRVAADPAGSHPEYAGYRNQKLKQADTVLLTYPFQYVADPRSAAADLHRYLPLTDTGGPAMTASVEAVIAAQVRPPGCLDHSLFENSYRPFLRGSFRQFNETQYLTPSGGQDDPAFAFATGAGGFLQTFVYGFAGLRWDADALRLDPTLPPQLSRGITVHGLSYQGRRITVAIGPRTTRVRLDSGAPVEVRTPAGSRLLVGTLELPTARPDLTPTADLARCRPATASSAGAVAPAEAAVDGDTATPWTATGARSRFTVELSAPGRSPVGTRDARVRWGAGRPARYTVQAETAPGRWTTLASGAVPGRSDLSVSWRPTRTPALRLLLSGGRPASIEELTVD, encoded by the coding sequence ATGCTCAGGTTCGGTTCCGGAGGGCGCGCGGTCCTCGCCGCCGCCCTGCTGCTCGCGGGGACGGCGGCCGTACCCCCGACCGCCGCGCAGGCCGCGCACGCCGCGTACCCACTCGCCGCGCCCGCCGCGCCCGCGCCCCGCGGCGGCGCCCCGGAGGCGCTCGTCGCCACCGCCTACCGCCCCGCCGACCACACCGAGATGCCCTTCGTCGGCAACGGCTACCTGGGCCTCCGGCTCCCCGCCTCCGGCGCCGGATACGAAGGCGGCGGCGTCCTCGGCCGGTCCGGCTGGCCGCTGAAGAACGACCGCTACACCACCGCGCTGGTGGCCGGCGTCTACGAGCGGGCCAAGCTCCGGATCGCGAACGGCACCAGCGGCGCCACCGGCCCCAACGACTACATCTCCGCGCTGCCCACCTGGTCCGGGATGAGCCTGGGGGTGGGCCGGGCCGTCCTCGACCCGGGGGTGTCGCCCTCCAGGATCAGCCACTACCGCCAGCGGCTGGACATCCGGCGCGCCACCGTCACCACCTCGTACCTCTGGACCCCGGCCCCCGGCCGCGCCACCCGGGTGACCTACCAGGTGCTCGCCAACCGCGAGCGGATGCACCTCGGGCAGGTGCGGGTGGAGATCACCCCGGCCTGGAGCGGCGACCTCTCCCTCACCGGCCTGCTGGACGGCCGCGGCGCCGAGCGGATCACCCCCGTCTCGCGCTCGGCCGACCCGGCCGCCGGCACCGCCGGCGTCCGCCTCCGCACCCCCGGCCGGGGCACCGTGGCCGCGGAGTCCGAACGGCTGGTGCCGGGCCCCGGCACCACCGTCCGCCGCGCTACGGCGGTCGAACCGCGTGGCGCGCTCGGCACCGCGGGCGTGCGGTGGACCATCCCGGTCACCGCCGGCCGCCACTACACCGTGGACAAGTACGTCGGGATCTCCTCCTCCAACGACCCCGGCGCCCCTTTCCCGGCCTCTCGAACGGACGCGAGCGGGGGAGACCCCGCCGCCGTCGCCGCGGACACCGCCGCCCGCGCCGCCGCCACCGGCTGGCGGCGCCTCCTCCGCGAGCACACCCGCGCCTGGGCCGCCCTCTGGGCCCCGCACCTCACCGTCGGCGACCGTTCCGCGCAGACCGCCGCCGACACGTCCTTCTACCTCCTCTACTCCAGCCTCCGGGCCGGTGTGGACTTCAGCATTCCGCCGACCGGCCTCTCCAGCGACGGCTACGCGGGCGCGATCTTCTGGGACGCGGACACCTGGATGTTCCCGGCCCTCCTCGCCCTCCACCCCGAACTCGCCCGCCCCATCGTGCAGTTCCGCTACGACACCCGGCGCGCCGCCGAGGCGGACGCGGCCGGCGCCGGCTACCGAGGCGGCGCCTGGCCGTGGGACGACGGGCCGTCCGGCCGCTGCGGCGGCCTCGCCCCCTGCCGCGGCTACGAGGACCATCTGCAGAGCGACATCGCCCTCGCCCAGTGGCAGTACTACCAGGCCACCGGCGACCTGGCCTGGCTGCGCCGGTACGGCTACCCGGTGCTGGCGGACGTCGCCCGGTTCTGGGCCAGCCGGGTCCGCCTCGGCGGGGACGGCGAGTACCACATCGACCATGTGACCGGCCCCGACGAGTACACCGCCGGGGTCGACGACGAGGCGGCGACCAACGGCGGGGCGGTGGTCGCGCTGCGCGACGCGGTCCAGGCCGCCCAGCGGATCGGCGCGGTCCCCGACCCGGCCTGGTCCCGGATCGCCGACCGGATCCGGGTCGCCGCCGACCCGGCCGGCAGCCACCCGGAGTACGCCGGCTACCGGAACCAGAAGCTCAAGCAGGCCGACACGGTCCTGCTGACCTACCCCTTCCAGTACGTCGCCGACCCCCGCTCGGCCGCCGCCGACCTCCACCGCTACCTGCCCCTGACGGACACCGGCGGCCCGGCCATGACCGCCTCCGTGGAGGCCGTCATCGCCGCCCAGGTGCGCCCGCCCGGCTGCCTGGACCACAGCCTCTTCGAGAACTCCTACCGGCCCTTCCTCCGCGGCTCCTTCCGGCAGTTCAACGAGACCCAGTACCTCACCCCCTCCGGTGGCCAGGACGACCCGGCCTTCGCCTTCGCCACCGGGGCCGGCGGCTTCCTGCAGACCTTCGTCTACGGGTTCGCCGGACTCCGCTGGGACGCGGACGCGCTGCGCCTCGACCCCACGCTGCCGCCGCAGCTGTCCCGGGGGATCACCGTCCACGGCCTGAGCTACCAGGGCCGGCGGATCACCGTGGCGATCGGTCCGCGCACCACCCGGGTGCGGCTGGACTCCGGAGCGCCGGTCGAGGTCAGGACCCCGGCCGGCTCCCGGCTCCTGGTCGGCACCCTCGAACTCCCCACCGCACGACCGGACCTGACGCCGACCGCCGACCTCGCCCGGTGCCGCCCGGCGACCGCGAGCTCCGCGGGCGCGGTCGCTCCCGCCGAGGCTGCGGTCGACGGCGACACCGCCACCCCGTGGACCGCCACCGGCGCCCGCTCGCGTTTCACGGTGGAGCTGAGCGCGCCCGGTCGAAGCCCGGTGGGCACCCGCGACGCCCGGGTGCGGTGGGGCGCCGGCCGCCCGGCCCGCTACACCGTCCAGGCCGAGACCGCTCCCGGCCGCTGGACCACCCTCGCCTCCGGTGCCGTGCCCGGGCGGAGCGACCTCAGCGTCTCCTGGCGGCCGACCCGGACGCCGGCCCTCCGCCTGCTGCTGAGCGGCGGCCGTCCGGCCTCGATCGAGGAACTGACCGTCGACTGA